From the genome of Nicotiana sylvestris chromosome 1, ASM39365v2, whole genome shotgun sequence:
TGTATTTTTTAATTACATGGTTAAAAATATCGACCGACTTTGGTCGATTTTCAGGTAATTTTTTATCTTTTGAAATTTTATTGACCAAACCGAAATCGATTGGAAAATACTGACCAAAGTCGATTGGTTAGCTCTACAGCTTATACGATTATCGGCCGCCATAAATCAGTTGGTTTCGATAGATTTTTGTCAATTACCGACCAATATCGGTCAGTTTTGGCAGTCGGTTGTCCCCTTTTTTTAATAGTGAGAAGAGGAAAAAAAATACCTTATATATAACCCCAACCATACCGGAATGTATATCTACATTATATTTTATGAAACACAAAGCAAGAATGCAATAACAATTAAGGTAAAATGAAATTTCTATAAGCATTGGTTTCGTCCAAGACACATATGAAATGTATcaaaaattacatcaaaaaataAAACCATTGGGGATGTTTACTGTTAAACAAACTGGCATACCCAACAGATTACAAAAATTCAAATGGTTAATTCAACACTCTTTGGACATAATTAACCTAACAAACTTTTCTTGTATTTCAACAAATTTCTTTACAAGTATCTGAGTTTCATATTAACTCCTTTTTGAACCCTTAATTTTACAAAGAATCActtcccaaccccaaataattCTTCAGCTCATAAGGAAAACATGGATTTTTCTTCCATTTATCACCATGCAACTTGAAAATCTTTAGAACTCTATCTTTTGTTGATGAAGAGCCACCAATATGTAACAAAGTAACCAACTTTTTCACTGCTCCATACGTCAACATGTCCTCTAAAACCTTCTCTGTGGGGTTAGAATTGCAAATCAATGAAAGAATTTTCGCCCCAATTTTTGTGGCTACATTTGAAATGTTCAATATTTTCTTTGATATGACTGCAATTCCTAGCCCATGTTCTATGAATCCCATTCTTCCATCAGCACATTCACACAATAACTTGATCAAATACATTATTTTCTCACATTTTGATTTGTTTGAATCAGGAAGAATTTCAACTAGTGTGCTAATAGCACCAGCCTCAATAGCTTTCAATCTTGATTTTTTCGATTTTTCGAGTATATCTATCAACACTTGTAATGCACAAGAACTTGCCTTACTGCAAAGTTCATCAGATAAAATCTCCAGCAATGACTTGAAGAATTCAATCCCTTGATCTTCAATCACAATATTCCAATTGCAATCAGCTTTTGTGATCCTTTGGAATATCGAAACGGTGCAAAATCTTGCTTCTGCACTTCCCCTTTGAAGCATTATAGCCATAGATTTCATGCACCCTGGCTGTAACAAAATCTTGATTGTCTCCTCTTCTTCTAATACAATTGGCAATTTGATCAAAAGACTAAGAGCTTCTTCACAAGCTCTAAACGTGACGAAATCCGAGATTTCGATTAAAATTTGTTGAATGATCCTAACAAGAACCTCAACTCCACCACATGTTTTGAAATCATCCTTCACATCATGATCACCTACTTCAACAATTGACTTGAGTTTCTTTAAAGAACTTACCTTAAAAGGGCTCGATTCAATCGTATTGAGCAACGAAACGAGCTCATCGTGCTTGATAGAAAATGAGGAGGATGAGTTTGATTGAGATTTCCCACTTTGCCAAGCAAGAATGAGTCTCTTGAGGGTGTGATTTGGAGTCATGTCAAAGCTATGAATTGCTTGCATTGTAGCAGGACAAGTTTTTTTCTTGTAAGTATAGAACCATTTTTCTACATTTTTTCTCTCATATGTAACACCAGTAGATATTGTAACAGGATCTTTCATTAGCTCCATGGAAATGGGACATCTAAAGTGTTGAGGAAAATCCATAGACAGATTATTTGGATTTTCTTGATTATTGTTGTAAGCTGAAAGGAGAAGTGGGGTAGACATAATCCTAGGCTTTTTATATGAGTTGGTAATGTGTATGTATTTATGATAGAGATATGTGTGGAAGTTTAAACAAGGAATAAATCAAAGTCAAACAACTCTATTTTAATTGGTTGGCATTACAAGTATGCAAGCTGTGTAACTGTTGACATCAAAGCAAAAAAGATGTGCCTCTTGGAAAGTGCTGAATTTAGTTTGAATAGTCTATTTAGTTGAATATTGAAACTGCTCTTTTGTCATCACACCCCCTATTTTGGGTAAATATGAATTTGGACCCTAAAATATATATCTAATATGCAAATATATTTATCAAACAAAAATTTCTTAGGTTTAAACAAGTTATAAAAGAATTTTACAAGTCATTATAATTTAACTTATTATAGTATATTTTCTATCTTGTTTTTAGGTTACAAGTTTTCTTATTAAGAGTATTTACTGATAGTTATTTTCTAAGTAAACTGATAATATGAAAAATCTTTTACATCGTAGTGTATAAAGGTTTAAATTTATTTCCTATAATCCTTCTATATTAGTAGTTGAAATGGTAATTTTGATGTTCTAAGCAACTCACTCTGCATGACTGTGTTGTACCTTTTTAATGATTTCACCATAGATAAAAGTTATACTATTTAATTTGTAAAATTTTCAATTCTATCAAAGATACACCAAGATAAATATATAATGTTGAATTAATTTTAATCATAGACAAAAACATATTTTGAAAATTCTAAATATATGATTTTATTTATCCAATACAATGTTTTCCTGTCAAGGACGATTGCATTCGTAAGTTAAGAAGTGAATATCAATAGCTTTACGAAGAAATTACAAGTCCATTAATTCATATTTGATGTTCTTCACCTAAGTCTAAATTAAGATATTAGGCTATTCCTAATGTATCTTTCAACAATTAAAAGGCTTTGGTTATCCTTGTTCATTTAATGGCATGAAGATGATAATATGGGTGTTCAATTGGATTACAAAGAGAAGTAGAGAGGTGAAAATGACATTATACTTTTCTTATAGAAGGTTTTTGCGGACCGAATTGGGAGTTGACTTTAAGAAGAGTATAGGAACTGTTAAATAAAGATTAGATCTAAACTTGCGCAAGACATGCAATAGATAATTGGTACTATTATTTTAATTAAGGGTTACAGTcctataaataaaataaaaatatgcaACAATATAACTATATATATTTCTATTCAAACATTAGTTTGCATAATACCGCCGAGGACTGCGATATCTCAACACGTTATTCCCTCTTTGCTTCTCCTGGGCTGTTGAGCTGCCCTCTCTGACTCTCTTTCCTTTctctctccaaaaaaaaaaaaattactaataCAAGATCGTGTAAAATTAGTTACAGAATCATGTCAGAAGAAATGTAATTACATATAACTTTGTAAGTGGTATATATTTTTATGACTTAGTATAATTTGTCTTCGTAGACTTTTTAAATAGATAGTAGCATACTACAACGGCTAAATTTTGGAACTTTTTCTTGTATTTGTGGATGAGATGAGGATGACTAGTGGCGGATGTATATTCGCGATCACACAAATATGTTTTAATATGTTCGTCTCAAATTATACATACAGACAACTCTCTCTATAACAGTCTCGTTTATTCCGAATATTTTTAGATGTTATAGCGAAGTGCtattatagagaacatatattataacataacatgaaaattagtTCCGaaaaaatttgacttttatagtgaaatgTTATTACATATAGATGATGTTATAGGGGAAAAAAAGTTTATACATACTGCATAACATTGATACATTGTGACACATCGATGAATGGGTGCAGGAGTAAACTTAAAATTCGCGTAAAGGTGTTAATTAGGTCAAAGGAACAGAAAATAAATGAAAGATGCATAATATAAGTTCGAACTTCGAAGTACCAATAAGTCATTAcaattattttctttaattagTACATGGAAGGCAATAAGGAACAACAAATTTAGTAACTCAAACAAagttcaaatcaatactaatgctaaaaAAAGAAATTCAATTCAACACTAGGAATGATGATAGTGTTGGATATCTATATTTTAGTTTTACATTGATTTATAATGAAGATGCATAActtaatttatctttttttttagtACTTAATTATGTAATTAATAGTACTTATTAGCTACACCTATTTTAGCATGACCTATATAGTATTTTTAGATTATGTTAATTTTCATTATGActtattaattagcaatatttgctttatgcaattttattatctttgttattgaatattttagtatAATGCTATGACTTATCTCATATTATTGtgttattttcttaaaaatacaTTATATAGTTCTATCTTACTAGGACTAAAGTAATATTTGGTGCACAAGTTATATATTTTGTGCTATGAAGACTTTACTGGAAACCCGAAAAAAACTGAAAAACCCGAGAAAATCCAAAATTGAAAAACCCGAAtttgttggtttggtttgatttataGATTTAAAAACCCGACCCAttggtttggtaattgaaaaattctaaccaacccgacctatgtacacccctacatATAGTCAAAACTCTCCATAACAGCCTCGTTTAttccgaatatttttggatgttatagcgaaAGTGCTATTATAGAGAACATAtgttataacataacataaaaattagTTTCGAAAAACCTTGGattttatagtgaagtgttgttatatatgGATGATGTTATAGAGATGtcatttgcatttatacccgctttttgggtcacatatttaacttgtacccgctttgcaaaacaaattgcaagcgtacctgtaagcacgtgatttttgccctatatgagaattactcccaaaaaattcaaaaataaaataattttccttggtgtgcaatttttgtgatattttgtgtaactatttgtatgtttgtatgtgcatgtttatttgttaaattattaaaaatacaaaaatatgtctttCGCATGTAGggtttaattatacaattgttagtaactaagtttgttttacaaaaaataaaattacaaaaataggcatcgtttgcatttttagcatttaatctccaaatatacaattttatgcttaattattacttaattgtgcgttaattgttattgggagttaatttgcgcttttataacttaatttatttcttaataataatttaggtatttttataatttagttttagagaaataaaagaagaaaagagagcgaaaatataaagaaagttggaattgggcctcttcatcgatttcaagccacaggcccaaaaaatggctcaatcttcccaaatgacccagtccatttcgaactgggtcgacccagtccataacccaacatcctattatcttacattttacaaaaaacaaaacaacaaaaaagaagaaaaacccctaaaaaactaagaagtcatccgcccccctcctatcttcttcttcttcctcaagcttcaccaagctccatcaatggctaCCCTCTTCACCATCTCCACCACGACCACCCCTTCACCACATAACCATGTCTGCCCTCAAGCTTCACCATTGtcgttttatttttttattttttttctgcGCCATGGCTGCCTGCGCttgctttcatcttcttcgtcgagctcaagcttgagctcgacatccatggacgaccactgcttccctagcagccatggctgcgttCCTCATCGTCGACCAGTGTAGCCACTCCAACCCTCAACCTTACGTCCAAACGACCAGACGCTTCTACTGCTGCTGCCCGTCGAGCAGCTGGTTCAAACCCATCCACCCCCCCCCATGCTGCTTCTCCGCTggttctcctccttcctccgagtTGCTATTGCGTTGCTGTTCCTGCTTCACGCTGCTTCTGCCTCCTTCGTCGAGCTTTACATGACGAGTTTGTTTGGTCGAGGTGCTGCTTCTGTTGTTGCTTTACATAACGAATTGTTGTTGCTTCACAAAATACCAAGCTACTGCTGCTGTTGCTTCATTCTTTGTACATGAATGCTTCGTCAAAATCCGGAATGACATGGTTGTTTGttcgaggtttgtcgaaacagtccgtacatatttcgtgtcgatccggttagtagattttgagttttatttttgtccgtgtttcgttttgatatttctcgaatctaaaatcggtagatatttgatttttggttttgttcatgttcatatgttttgttgaattatttttcagatttcaaatggaaagttaattagtggtttttcatgtttatttcatgtttgttttattgtttaggtaagaatttgttagtttgatgtttgttagattcaaattgaaatttaattgattatttcttcaatttgtttcatgttgttatatattttccagaaattattaatgttggtttaatcatttaatccgtcatgtttgttgtgttaaaatagactcattcatgttcatactttgtttgattgttcttgaatccgaaatttgtatagtttgatttcttgtttatcacttatgattatttcttgaatttgtctcataatcttgtttaaatttaatttaggaattgtttgttgtgatgttgttagagttgattttaagttcaatattattgaatttggaaatctaaatatacttgtttgattgttgttgttgaatctgaaaataggattgtttgttgctaaaaaatattgttcaatcaaattttagttgttctttgttgttcaatttgtgttcatgtgatttgttgtttgaaatgtt
Proteins encoded in this window:
- the LOC104241160 gene encoding E3 ubiquitin-protein ligase PUB23-like, with translation MSTPLLLSAYNNNQENPNNLSMDFPQHFRCPISMELMKDPVTISTGVTYERKNVEKWFYTYKKKTCPATMQAIHSFDMTPNHTLKRLILAWQSGKSQSNSSSSFSIKHDELVSLLNTIESSPFKVSSLKKLKSIVEVGDHDVKDDFKTCGGVEVLVRIIQQILIEISDFVTFRACEEALSLLIKLPIVLEEEETIKILLQPGCMKSMAIMLQRGSAEARFCTVSIFQRITKADCNWNIVIEDQGIEFFKSLLEILSDELCSKASSCALQVLIDILEKSKKSRLKAIEAGAISTLVEILPDSNKSKCEKIMYLIKLLCECADGRMGFIEHGLGIAVISKKILNISNVATKIGAKILSLICNSNPTEKVLEDMLTYGAVKKLVTLLHIGGSSSTKDRVLKIFKLHGDKWKKNPCFPYELKNYLGLGSDSL